A DNA window from Gigantopelta aegis isolate Gae_Host chromosome 4, Gae_host_genome, whole genome shotgun sequence contains the following coding sequences:
- the LOC121372325 gene encoding uncharacterized protein LOC121372325 — MKIKPIPMSHVVVERPTAEVRKRKPVLCQLDTQKKLPLVESSDVKKLRQLDGTPLGYILSEDGPTVDTPFGKVPVGSLLSYQTRNFKNIEASVGTGCGNTLFPKTASVKLTDEYLCLNKDFALVDAEKLESQTQGQASCQLWKTSRAKRITASNFGKILQLKSVPSSKFLENIFNSKEISAAHLEYGRRNEPKAKAKYLELYHTRHIHECGLVVNKEFLFLGASPDGKVCDNNDCGLIEVKCPYTARDHTINQAVDELKKFILKREGNSIVFPQNHQYYDQVQADGNWLKVL; from the exons ATGAAAATAAAGCCAATACCAATGAGCCATGTTGTGGTGGAAAGACCCACAGCAGAAGTCAGAAAACGAAAGCCTGTATTGTGTCAGTTGGACACACAGAAGAA ACTTCCTCTTGTTGAGTCTTCTGATGTTAAAAAACTGAGACAACTCGATGGAACGCCACTGGGATATATTTTATCAGAAGATGGACCTACAGTGGATACACCTTTTGGGAAAGTACCTGTTGGCTCACTGTTATCATATCAG acaagaaACTTCAAAAATATAGAAGCCTCTGTGGGAACTGGATGCGGCAATACACTATTTCCAAAAACAGCATCTGTAAAGTTAACAGATGAATATCTTTGCTTAAATAAAGACTTTGCCCTGGTTGATGCTGAAAAACTGGAAAGCCAGACACAGGGACAGGCAAGCTGCCAGTTATGGAAAACATCAAGGGCCAAACGAATAACAGCGTCAAATTTTGGGAAAATTTTACAACTCAAGTCTGTGCCATCTTCAAAATTCTTGGAGAATATATTTAACAGCAAAGAAATATCAGCTGCTCACTTGGAATATGGCAGAAGAAATGAACCAAAAGCAAAAGCCAAGTATCTTGAACTGTATCATACAAGACACATACATGAATGTGGACTGGtggtaaataaagaatttttgtttttaggtgCCAGCCCAGATGGTAAAGTATGTGATAACAATGATTGTGGCTTAATTGAGGTCAAGTGCCCATATACTGCAAGAGACCATACAATTAATCAAGCAGTTGATGaacttaaaaaatttattttgaaaagggAAGGCAATTCGATTGTTTTTCCTCAGAATCATCAATACTATGACCAGGTTCAAGCTGATGGTAACTGGCTCAAAGTTTTGTGA